In Aliiglaciecola sp. LCG003, a genomic segment contains:
- a CDS encoding sensor domain-containing diguanylate cyclase, which translates to MESFARRFSLEITTLIILVASAFAISAFVTVSKSVETQSRKHQQSLAPALEVIVEELVKPLHISETLSRSSVLKNLLDSPKIDEQALLLEVKNLQQEYGMQFFVASEVNRKQYNSDGSTMDLEEGKVEWYFRSKQVPQKIIGALGNRTDIHIYFDVKIFSDEGEFLGFIGIGRRLNSFIKSFERFKDEFGYDFIFVDQNKDVVLSSDTSVVADGKRVLQLQDVPWFKNIKAQDLSVERLNNIVVNMDSTQYLITETNLKGLNWRVFIINPLNSRQNETTLVFVKHAVQMLAVMIFAFIILRLFFGYVLEELKDNDKTDPLTGLPTRAQLTSQFLQIRRAKQSLSVILIELENIAQINTEHGREGGDKVLIQMSCVLKTEIREQDVIARWDGAKFVILLPATDEVLALTIAQRMVRKMINHAVLLGDDVVKVTANFGSAYKQEPNLLEDIIVLADDALYKANGNISKTIKVASFSSMQE; encoded by the coding sequence ATGGAATCTTTCGCACGTCGATTCTCATTGGAGATAACGACCCTGATAATATTGGTAGCTTCAGCTTTTGCGATTAGTGCATTCGTTACCGTGTCCAAATCCGTTGAAACCCAAAGTCGAAAACATCAACAATCCTTAGCTCCTGCACTTGAGGTGATTGTTGAAGAGTTAGTAAAACCTTTGCATATATCCGAAACCCTTTCCCGTTCGTCTGTACTTAAAAACTTGCTAGATAGCCCCAAAATTGATGAGCAAGCGCTATTGTTGGAAGTGAAAAACTTGCAGCAAGAATATGGCATGCAATTTTTTGTCGCCAGTGAAGTCAACAGAAAACAATATAATTCCGATGGAAGCACCATGGACTTAGAAGAAGGTAAAGTAGAATGGTATTTTCGCAGCAAACAAGTTCCGCAAAAAATTATTGGTGCGCTAGGCAATCGTACTGATATACATATTTACTTCGACGTCAAAATTTTCAGCGACGAAGGTGAATTTTTAGGATTTATCGGCATTGGGCGTCGCCTCAATAGCTTTATAAAATCATTCGAACGATTCAAAGATGAGTTTGGCTATGATTTTATTTTTGTAGATCAAAATAAAGACGTGGTGCTTTCTTCTGATACGAGTGTGGTGGCAGATGGAAAACGTGTTTTACAACTACAAGACGTACCTTGGTTCAAAAACATAAAAGCTCAAGATTTGAGTGTAGAAAGGCTCAATAATATTGTCGTCAATATGGACTCTACCCAGTACCTCATCACTGAGACTAACCTTAAAGGTCTCAATTGGCGTGTTTTTATCATTAATCCATTAAATTCCCGACAAAATGAAACTACCCTAGTGTTCGTCAAGCATGCCGTTCAAATGCTGGCGGTGATGATCTTTGCCTTTATAATACTGCGTTTATTCTTTGGTTACGTGTTAGAAGAATTAAAAGACAATGATAAAACTGATCCATTAACAGGTTTGCCAACACGGGCGCAATTGACCTCACAGTTCTTGCAGATTCGTCGAGCTAAGCAGAGCTTGTCGGTGATATTAATTGAGCTAGAGAATATTGCCCAAATCAATACAGAACACGGCCGAGAAGGTGGTGATAAAGTGTTGATTCAAATGTCTTGTGTATTGAAAACCGAGATCCGTGAACAAGATGTTATTGCCCGTTGGGATGGCGCAAAATTTGTCATTTTATTACCTGCAACGGACGAAGTCCTAGCCCTTACGATTGCGCAACGCATGGTCAGGAAAATGATTAATCATGCCGTTTTGTTGGGCGATGATGTGGTTAAAGTCACTGCTAATTTTGGTTCGGCGTACAAACAGGAACCAAACCTGCTTGAGGATATTATTGTTCTAGCCGACGACGCATTATATAAAGCCAACGGAAATATCTCAAAAACCATAAAAGTAGCCTCATTCAGCAGCATGCAAGAATGA
- a CDS encoding LytTR family DNA-binding domain-containing protein codes for MLSGALEIGSIRLKIKSKFRLMALPCIYIGTVSVFNHSYFVVAIYGNWYWKNQLLFVLYTLAIGLFPIIFIYLVNHHARKATLSPQVIEAESIVKNCQDRLANIEPISSKLLTLTGENKGDKIQIALSQILYIKSADNYCELAIFNDQRVSHQLLRSSLTSILKQLPEKSLVLRCHRSYAVNLALVETSSGNAGGLKLVMKSIGVNVPVSRTYVDTIKQALLLVPEAC; via the coding sequence TTGTTATCTGGAGCATTAGAAATAGGCTCAATTCGCCTGAAAATCAAAAGCAAATTCCGCTTGATGGCTCTTCCTTGCATTTATATTGGCACTGTATCAGTGTTTAATCATAGCTATTTTGTCGTCGCAATATATGGAAATTGGTATTGGAAAAATCAATTACTATTTGTTTTGTATACATTAGCAATAGGTTTGTTTCCGATCATTTTTATTTACCTTGTTAATCACCATGCAAGAAAAGCCACTTTGTCACCCCAGGTTATTGAAGCCGAAAGTATAGTTAAGAATTGCCAAGATAGGTTAGCTAATATCGAGCCTATATCATCCAAACTATTAACTTTAACGGGCGAGAATAAAGGTGACAAAATACAAATAGCGTTATCGCAGATCTTATATATAAAATCGGCTGATAATTACTGTGAGCTTGCAATTTTCAATGACCAACGGGTTAGTCATCAATTATTACGTAGTTCACTTACAAGTATTTTAAAACAACTACCAGAAAAATCATTGGTGCTGCGCTGTCATCGTTCTTATGCAGTAAACTTGGCATTAGTAGAAACTAGTTCGGGAAATGCTGGCGGTTTAAAATTAGTAATGAAGTCTATTGGTGTCAATGTCCCTGTATCCCGAACTTACGTCGACACGATAAAACAAGCCTTGTTGTTAGTCCCAGAGGCTTGTTAA
- a CDS encoding CPBP family intramembrane glutamic endopeptidase, with product MDNKIKTLIMIATFIFCHYVMRYFWGAGWSEFLLAQDQQSHLLLTPAKYLFIYGPLVLVATLLFKQVELLEILGLKIEGFKNYFLAAVVCCLPMTLGYAYLSSELNLELSGIMVGSVYAGVFEEILFRAVLFGVLFRYCRLGFIPAALVSSVIFGMGHIYQGHDALSAFASFAVTSVAGTWFAWLFCESGYRIWFPLWMHIFMNASYGIFGMSGGAAGDLEGNIFKASSIILSLVYINLLVRRGKKREITLASLWKNQSIENSLTPQYS from the coding sequence ATGGATAACAAGATTAAAACACTGATAATGATAGCCACCTTTATTTTCTGTCACTATGTGATGCGATATTTTTGGGGCGCTGGTTGGAGTGAATTTTTATTAGCACAAGATCAGCAATCTCACCTTCTTTTAACCCCAGCAAAGTATCTATTTATTTATGGTCCCTTAGTGTTGGTTGCAACATTGTTATTTAAACAGGTGGAATTACTCGAAATTTTAGGTTTAAAAATTGAAGGTTTTAAAAATTACTTCTTAGCAGCTGTAGTGTGTTGCTTACCAATGACCTTAGGATACGCTTATTTAAGTAGTGAGTTAAACCTTGAGCTATCGGGAATAATGGTAGGTTCAGTGTATGCTGGAGTGTTCGAAGAGATTCTTTTCAGAGCGGTCTTATTTGGGGTTTTATTTAGGTATTGCCGATTGGGATTTATCCCCGCCGCTTTAGTCAGTTCAGTCATATTTGGTATGGGACATATATATCAAGGACATGACGCACTTTCTGCCTTTGCGTCTTTCGCTGTAACCTCTGTAGCAGGTACTTGGTTTGCATGGTTATTCTGTGAATCAGGCTATCGGATTTGGTTTCCTTTGTGGATGCATATTTTTATGAATGCTTCATATGGGATATTCGGTATGTCAGGTGGTGCGGCCGGTGATTTAGAGGGCAATATATTTAAGGCCAGCTCAATAATTTTAAGTTTGGTTTACATTAATTTGCTTGTTCGCCGAGGCAAGAAGCGCGAAATAACCCTTGCATCATTGTGGAAAAATCAATCCATTGAAAATTCACTAACACCTCAATACAGCTAG
- the rimO gene encoding 30S ribosomal protein S12 methylthiotransferase RimO yields the protein MSVEQFTPKQTTTLETPLKVLENERATSSSSGSRIGFVSLGCPKNLVDSERILTQLRTEGYDVVPTYNDADLVIVNTCGFIDTAVQESLDTIGEALAENGKVIVTGCLGVKEDEIRQVHPNVLAITGPHAYESVVTQVHQHLPKPQHDPFMQLVPDHGVKLTPKHYAYLKISEGCNHRCTFCIIPSMRGDLVSRPVGEILDEAKRLKNAGVKELLVISQDTSAYGVDVKYQTGFWDGMPVKTDMLGLCKKLGEMGIWVRLHYVYPYPSVDKIIPLMAEGKILPYLDIPFQHASPRILKLMKRPAAAEKTMERIKKWREICPTLIIRSTFIVGFPGETEEEFQQLLDFLEEAQLDRVGCFKYSEVDGAKANDLPDPVSEDVKEQRLARFMAVQSQISAAKLQQKIGLEYQILIDEVTSEGAVGRCFADAPEIDGSVYLTDEFDVKPGDLIWGQIIHADEHDMWAVKVED from the coding sequence ATGTCAGTAGAACAATTTACTCCTAAGCAAACCACAACCTTAGAGACGCCATTAAAGGTATTGGAAAATGAGCGCGCAACCTCATCATCAAGTGGCAGTCGTATTGGTTTCGTTTCCTTAGGTTGCCCCAAAAACCTGGTGGATTCAGAGCGCATTCTTACTCAGCTCAGAACCGAAGGATATGATGTGGTTCCGACTTACAATGATGCCGATTTGGTAATTGTGAACACCTGTGGGTTTATTGATACTGCGGTGCAGGAATCCTTGGATACCATCGGCGAAGCTTTGGCCGAAAATGGCAAGGTTATAGTCACCGGTTGCTTAGGTGTTAAAGAGGATGAAATTCGTCAAGTGCATCCTAATGTTTTGGCGATTACCGGACCCCATGCTTACGAATCAGTAGTAACCCAGGTTCACCAACATTTACCTAAACCCCAACATGATCCTTTCATGCAATTGGTGCCTGATCACGGCGTAAAACTAACCCCTAAACATTATGCTTATCTAAAAATATCTGAAGGCTGCAACCACCGTTGTACGTTTTGTATTATACCTTCCATGCGCGGAGACCTCGTTAGCCGTCCAGTGGGCGAGATACTCGATGAAGCCAAACGCTTAAAAAATGCCGGGGTAAAAGAGTTACTAGTCATCTCACAAGATACCAGTGCCTATGGGGTTGATGTTAAATACCAAACGGGTTTCTGGGATGGCATGCCGGTCAAAACCGATATGTTAGGCTTGTGTAAAAAACTCGGTGAGATGGGTATATGGGTTCGACTTCATTATGTGTACCCTTATCCATCTGTGGACAAAATTATTCCACTGATGGCTGAGGGTAAAATACTGCCGTATTTAGATATACCGTTCCAACACGCTAGCCCACGTATACTCAAGTTAATGAAGCGCCCTGCGGCAGCAGAGAAAACCATGGAACGGATTAAAAAGTGGCGAGAAATTTGTCCGACTTTGATCATTCGTTCAACCTTTATCGTTGGGTTTCCGGGTGAAACGGAAGAAGAGTTTCAACAGCTACTGGATTTTCTCGAAGAAGCGCAATTGGACCGTGTGGGTTGTTTTAAGTATTCAGAAGTAGATGGTGCTAAAGCCAATGATCTGCCTGATCCAGTTTCTGAAGATGTTAAAGAGCAACGTCTTGCCCGTTTTATGGCGGTTCAATCTCAAATCAGTGCTGCAAAATTGCAACAAAAAATTGGCTTGGAATATCAAATACTAATTGATGAAGTGACTAGCGAAGGTGCGGTTGGACGCTGCTTCGCCGATGCTCCTGAGATAGACGGTAGTGTTTATTTAACCGATGAATTCGATGTAAAACCTGGAGATCTGATCTGGGGTCAAATCATTCATGCCGATGAACATGATATGTGGGCGGTAAAAGTAGAAGATTAG
- a CDS encoding PEP-CTERM sorting domain-containing protein: MKSTFFKTTLVGLMFCLGNSANAALITTDVGYSGMGLNLTAYQNGSYNFTFGPEVLPGGITFTAAPGGGGNSGSGSVIGQGGYGLGANGSFGGDAVYIGVDSATGYADLSFDSAVSTFGAYINYCPSCNGDNPFIAALDEFDNVVETWDLSVSAAISTPGGFNDFRFRGIDLGASSFSKFRFGGNYILLAASPDGDPIGQTPIPEPSTLAIFVLGIMGLASRRFNKQ, from the coding sequence ATGAAATCAACATTTTTCAAAACGACGCTGGTCGGTTTGATGTTTTGTCTAGGTAACTCTGCTAACGCTGCGCTAATTACTACAGATGTTGGGTATAGCGGGATGGGATTGAACCTCACCGCATATCAAAACGGAAGTTATAATTTTACTTTCGGCCCAGAGGTCTTGCCAGGCGGGATTACTTTTACAGCAGCACCAGGTGGCGGTGGAAATAGTGGCTCGGGTTCAGTAATTGGACAAGGTGGCTACGGCTTAGGGGCGAACGGTTCCTTTGGTGGTGATGCAGTCTATATAGGTGTTGATTCAGCAACCGGTTACGCAGACCTTAGTTTTGACAGTGCGGTTTCTACCTTCGGTGCTTATATAAATTATTGTCCAAGTTGCAATGGGGATAATCCCTTTATTGCTGCACTAGATGAATTCGACAATGTAGTTGAAACCTGGGATCTTTCAGTCTCTGCTGCCATTTCTACGCCAGGCGGCTTCAATGATTTTCGCTTTAGAGGGATAGATTTGGGCGCAAGTTCCTTCAGCAAATTCAGATTTGGTGGAAATTACATATTGTTGGCAGCTTCTCCTGACGGAGATCCTATTGGCCAGACCCCGATCCCAGAGCCTTCGACCTTAGCCATATTTGTATTAGGTATTATGGGTTTAGCATCAAGAAGATTTAACAAACAATAA
- a CDS encoding GGDEF domain-containing protein, translating into MKALKLTSIFFIVWIIACPVVFAQSSIQIDEFIQNSQVETYDCPADHVQQMVEEYLALPTITAMQGFQLKVMSTQHQVCVGKYQEAKNELLALIKDPNVQMNQEYFADAIYQLGFIADVYENPERCGYYSRAKNLAENKYSDISLSSELGLITMCNEHNDEGIKLGKLYAMLERYSAKGNSAAAVATIHNSIGLLYGELGQHVLAAEQYQKTYELGFNTYSGSNRIATLISVISSLMASGEFDQAKQVIDELKVQNQLVDTPLSNVWLHFAEAGYHYRTGNIDALRNSLARWKIYLDRISSPLYEGLFKWYSAVPCLADGDKACLTEFLAQEKDFSPGLYSLLRRNKDFVKFKVEIALFFGDIEGAQQDFQLFSDMMFDKMWQQQASGKVLGVANLHGQVLNLEASLEESENFRIQAIVLVVSISLFVLGIILFFGRKKYLNSKSYDSATNLLNNRTALAKIRRVPPPSAGRTNALALFDLGNFREVNRQIGATNSDLALQQIAHAFSQVTRDRDILGRFAPEQFIVCLTDIEEDSAKSFFERMRYALENTMLGDHQGDKVSIQSSMSVYVTGHKFDDLDEVLDDMQLSLGIETVRA; encoded by the coding sequence TTGAAAGCCCTAAAATTAACATCAATTTTTTTTATTGTTTGGATTATTGCCTGTCCAGTGGTATTTGCGCAATCCAGCATTCAGATCGACGAATTTATTCAAAACTCACAAGTCGAAACCTACGATTGCCCTGCAGACCATGTCCAACAAATGGTTGAAGAGTATTTGGCACTGCCAACCATTACTGCGATGCAGGGTTTTCAACTAAAAGTAATGAGTACCCAGCATCAAGTTTGTGTCGGTAAATATCAAGAGGCTAAAAATGAATTATTAGCACTGATAAAAGATCCTAACGTGCAAATGAATCAAGAGTACTTCGCAGATGCGATTTATCAATTAGGTTTTATCGCTGACGTATATGAAAACCCTGAGCGTTGCGGATACTACAGCCGTGCTAAGAATTTAGCCGAAAACAAATATTCTGATATCAGTTTAAGCTCTGAGTTGGGCTTAATTACTATGTGTAATGAGCATAACGATGAGGGGATAAAACTCGGTAAATTGTATGCCATGCTAGAACGTTACAGTGCAAAAGGTAATAGCGCAGCAGCAGTAGCGACAATCCACAATAGTATTGGCTTGTTGTACGGCGAGTTGGGGCAACATGTGCTCGCAGCGGAACAATACCAAAAAACCTATGAATTAGGGTTTAACACCTATTCGGGCTCAAACCGGATTGCAACGTTAATTAGTGTCATTTCATCTTTAATGGCCAGTGGTGAATTTGACCAAGCCAAGCAGGTAATAGATGAGTTAAAAGTTCAAAATCAACTAGTTGATACCCCCTTGTCAAATGTGTGGTTGCACTTCGCAGAGGCAGGTTATCATTACCGCACAGGCAATATAGATGCGCTACGCAACAGCTTAGCCCGTTGGAAAATTTATTTAGACCGCATTAGCAGCCCCTTATACGAAGGATTGTTTAAATGGTATAGCGCGGTGCCGTGTCTAGCGGATGGGGATAAAGCCTGTTTAACTGAGTTCTTAGCCCAAGAGAAAGACTTTAGTCCGGGTTTATACTCGCTTTTGAGGCGCAACAAAGACTTCGTGAAATTTAAAGTTGAGATAGCGTTATTTTTTGGTGATATTGAAGGCGCTCAACAAGACTTCCAGCTGTTTTCGGACATGATGTTTGATAAAATGTGGCAGCAGCAGGCATCCGGCAAAGTGTTGGGCGTAGCTAATCTACATGGTCAAGTTTTGAATTTAGAAGCCAGTCTAGAAGAATCAGAGAATTTCCGTATTCAAGCGATAGTGCTAGTGGTGTCTATTTCATTATTTGTATTGGGTATTATTTTGTTTTTTGGCAGAAAAAAATATCTGAATAGTAAGTCATATGATTCAGCCACAAACTTGCTCAATAACCGAACCGCATTAGCTAAAATCCGTCGGGTGCCCCCGCCATCTGCAGGCAGAACAAACGCATTGGCGTTGTTTGATTTAGGCAACTTTCGCGAAGTGAATCGCCAAATTGGTGCAACCAATAGTGATCTGGCTTTACAACAAATTGCCCATGCCTTTAGTCAGGTTACCCGTGATAGAGATATTCTAGGTCGTTTTGCACCTGAACAATTTATTGTGTGTTTAACCGATATAGAGGAAGACTCAGCTAAATCATTTTTTGAACGTATGCGTTATGCGTTAGAAAATACCATGTTAGGCGATCATCAGGGTGACAAAGTAAGTATACAGTCGAGTATGAGTGTCTATGTCACAGGGCATAAATTTGACGACTTAGACGAAGTACTTGATGATATGCAGCTTTCACTAGGCATAGAAACGGTCCGAGCATGA
- a CDS encoding GNAT family N-acetyltransferase: MNNNLSVYEAKTDTQIQQCCVVLHQLRTEYSVAQIKQSVLAQMQEGYLLLCAKYNDEVAGVGGFRLSRNLAWGKFLYIDDLIVSSEVRSAGIGAKMLEWLSDYAEANQCQQIHLDSGVQRFAAHKFYLNKGFHISSHHFTKKL; encoded by the coding sequence ATGAATAACAATCTATCTGTGTATGAGGCCAAAACCGACACGCAAATTCAGCAATGCTGTGTGGTACTACATCAACTTAGGACTGAATATAGCGTGGCGCAAATCAAGCAATCCGTGCTAGCTCAAATGCAGGAAGGCTACTTACTGCTGTGTGCCAAGTATAATGATGAAGTAGCAGGTGTGGGCGGTTTTAGGCTGTCAAGGAATTTGGCCTGGGGGAAATTTCTCTATATCGATGATCTCATCGTATCTAGTGAAGTCCGCAGCGCTGGTATCGGAGCGAAAATGCTTGAGTGGTTGAGCGATTATGCAGAAGCTAACCAGTGCCAACAAATACACCTCGACTCTGGTGTTCAGCGCTTTGCAGCTCATAAATTTTATTTGAACAAAGGTTTTCATATTTCCAGCCATCATTTTACAAAGAAACTCTGA
- a CDS encoding DUF2919 domain-containing protein gives MRKLLLPLHHYDEAGRIKPPKFFWICGLLLAKSYFIFVVSMSNLKDSDMLLDFFYPDASEMYLGFIIGAGAVIAMLITAHREKWWSGRLAILGYLIKPLLMLTLMLDIGHQIQIAIEGNWQFSWVIGLFIMIDAVLFYWLIKSRHVRLMLADWKPH, from the coding sequence ATGCGTAAATTGTTATTACCTTTACATCATTATGATGAAGCGGGCCGGATAAAACCGCCTAAATTTTTTTGGATTTGTGGCTTGCTGTTAGCCAAAAGTTATTTTATTTTTGTTGTGTCTATGAGTAATTTAAAAGACTCAGACATGTTGTTGGATTTTTTTTATCCTGATGCGTCAGAAATGTATTTAGGCTTTATTATTGGTGCAGGAGCGGTGATTGCCATGCTCATTACCGCCCATCGAGAAAAGTGGTGGAGCGGTAGGTTAGCGATCTTGGGTTACTTGATTAAGCCCTTATTAATGTTGACATTGATGTTAGATATCGGCCATCAAATACAAATTGCAATTGAAGGAAATTGGCAATTTTCTTGGGTAATCGGCCTATTTATCATGATTGATGCAGTGTTGTTTTATTGGTTGATAAAAAGTCGTCATGTGAGGCTAATGCTGGCAGATTGGAAACCGCACTGA
- the tcdA gene encoding tRNA cyclic N6-threonylcarbamoyladenosine(37) synthase TcdA, translating to MTNIKNRFGGTERLYGQMQTDKLRQAHFCVVGIGGVGTWVAEALARTAVGQITLIDLDDICTTNINRQLHALDSTVGESKVDAMAQRIKQINPECVINCIEDFVTAENVGEYIQPQMDYVIDAIDSVVAKAALIAHCKRNKIKIITTGGAGGQIDPTLITVGDLSKTIQDPLAAKLRSQLRRFHSFSTNPKRRFAVECVYSTEQLRYPQTDGSVCHNKPNNQESMKLDCNSGFGASVAVTASFGFFAASRAINKFLAR from the coding sequence ATGACAAATATTAAAAACCGTTTTGGCGGTACTGAGCGATTGTATGGTCAGATGCAAACCGACAAGTTACGTCAAGCACACTTTTGTGTTGTGGGTATTGGTGGTGTTGGCACTTGGGTTGCTGAAGCTTTAGCACGGACCGCTGTTGGCCAGATCACGTTAATTGATTTGGATGATATTTGTACCACCAACATCAATCGTCAATTGCACGCCTTGGATAGCACCGTGGGCGAGTCCAAAGTTGATGCGATGGCACAACGAATTAAGCAAATAAATCCTGAGTGTGTAATCAATTGCATCGAAGACTTCGTCACTGCAGAAAATGTCGGTGAATATATTCAGCCGCAAATGGATTATGTTATTGATGCCATTGACAGCGTTGTGGCTAAAGCCGCCTTGATAGCCCATTGCAAGCGTAACAAAATTAAGATTATCACCACTGGGGGCGCAGGAGGCCAGATAGACCCGACCTTGATTACAGTAGGTGATCTTAGTAAAACCATACAAGATCCCTTAGCCGCTAAACTGCGCTCTCAGTTGCGTCGCTTTCACAGTTTCAGTACTAACCCGAAACGCCGGTTTGCAGTTGAATGTGTCTATTCAACCGAGCAATTACGCTACCCGCAGACTGATGGCAGCGTTTGTCATAATAAACCTAATAACCAAGAAAGCATGAAGTTGGATTGCAACTCTGGATTCGGTGCTTCAGTTGCGGTAACCGCAAGCTTTGGTTTTTTTGCCGCATCCAGAGCCATCAACAAATTTTTAGCCCGTTAG
- the lhgO gene encoding L-2-hydroxyglutarate oxidase, giving the protein MLNKYDIAVVGAGIVGAATALTLKRRYPSKKIVLLEKEQMCAQHQTGRNSGVIHAGVYYPAGSLKAKLCREGLTQTIEFCQRNNIPYQQCGKLIVATSDLEQHRLHDLYSRCVENDLNPIRLSQQQLKQHEPDVKGKEAILIKQTGITDYSTICRSLIDRFQQLGGGVMYGFNLRKIIQHTNSVDLFAAKQILNTGFLVNCTGLMTDRVAKAFGLELDFKIIPFKGEYFRLPKKYNDTFKHLIYPVPDPNLPFLGVHLTKMIDGSVTVGPNAVLAMAREGYSKTAFNLKDFTDTLSFAGFWRLLSQHKTSVIDELKNSWSKQGYLNQVHKYCEQILIDELLPFRSGVRAQAVDNNGEMIHDFKFASSELSFHVCNAPSPAATSALPIAEEIVRNIAQKLE; this is encoded by the coding sequence ATGCTAAATAAATATGACATTGCGGTAGTTGGGGCTGGTATTGTTGGTGCCGCCACTGCCTTGACTCTTAAAAGACGATACCCCAGCAAAAAGATCGTCTTACTTGAAAAAGAGCAGATGTGTGCACAGCATCAAACTGGGCGCAATTCAGGGGTGATTCACGCGGGGGTTTATTATCCCGCTGGTAGCCTGAAGGCCAAGCTGTGTAGGGAAGGCCTCACGCAAACTATCGAATTCTGCCAGCGCAATAACATCCCTTATCAGCAGTGTGGCAAACTGATCGTCGCAACGTCTGACTTAGAACAACACAGACTGCATGATTTGTATTCACGTTGTGTGGAAAATGATTTAAATCCGATTAGGTTGAGCCAACAGCAGTTAAAACAACATGAGCCTGACGTGAAGGGCAAGGAAGCGATTTTAATTAAGCAAACTGGAATTACCGATTATTCTACAATTTGTCGAAGTTTAATTGATAGATTTCAGCAGTTGGGCGGGGGGGTGATGTATGGATTTAATCTGCGCAAAATTATACAACATACCAATAGTGTTGATCTGTTCGCCGCTAAGCAAATACTTAATACTGGCTTCTTGGTCAATTGCACTGGATTGATGACTGACAGGGTCGCGAAAGCTTTTGGGTTAGAGCTGGATTTTAAGATCATTCCCTTTAAAGGCGAATATTTTCGCTTACCGAAAAAATACAATGATACATTTAAGCACTTAATCTACCCCGTTCCCGATCCCAATTTACCCTTTTTGGGAGTACATTTGACTAAAATGATCGATGGTAGCGTGACGGTTGGGCCAAATGCCGTGCTAGCTATGGCGCGAGAAGGATATAGCAAAACCGCATTCAACCTAAAGGATTTTACCGATACCCTTAGCTTTGCAGGTTTCTGGCGATTGTTATCCCAGCACAAGACTAGTGTGATTGATGAGTTAAAAAATTCATGGTCTAAACAGGGCTATTTGAATCAAGTACATAAATATTGTGAGCAAATTCTCATAGACGAATTATTACCTTTTCGAAGTGGAGTAAGGGCGCAAGCAGTGGACAATAATGGTGAAATGATCCACGATTTTAAATTTGCCAGCAGTGAGTTGAGTTTCCATGTTTGCAACGCCCCTTCACCTGCAGCTACCTCAGCATTGCCAATAGCTGAAGAAATTGTGCGCAATATTGCGCAAAAGCTTGAATAA